The Triticum aestivum cultivar Chinese Spring chromosome 7B, IWGSC CS RefSeq v2.1, whole genome shotgun sequence genome window below encodes:
- the LOC123161062 gene encoding probable aldo-keto reductase 1, which translates to MEETPLPLIPRVRLGTQGLEVSKLGFGCMGLTGSYSAPLSDDAGASVVAHAFRRGVTFFDTSDFYGPHTNETLLGKALKQLPREQVQVATKFGIQEYAYDEGRGAVCGRPEYVRACCEASLRRLGVDYIDLYYQHRIDTTTPIEDTIGELKKLVEEGKVRYIGLSEASPDTIRRAHAVHPVSAVQMEWSLWARDIEPEIVPLCRELGIGIVPYSPIGRGFFGGRGVTEQVSAESNLKRHPRFSAENLEKNKHLYLKMEELAKKHQCSPAQLALAWVLHQGDDVVPIPGTTRIKNLDSNIDSLKIKLTEDDLEEISSQIREEDVAGGRSYTSLAHTNWNHADTPKK; encoded by the exons ATGGAGGAAACCCCACTGCCACTGATTCCTCGCGTCAGGCTCGGCACGCAGGGCCTGGAG GTGTCTAAGCTTGGGTTCGGGTGCATGGGCCTGACGGGCTCCTACAGCGCCCCGCTCAGCGACGACGCCGGCGCCTCCGTTGTCGCGCACGCCTTCCGCCGCGGCGTCACCTTCTTCGACACCTCCGACTTCTACGGCCCCCACACCAACGAGACGCTCCTCGGCAAG GCGCTGAAGCAGCTGCCGAGGGAGCAGGTGCAGGTGGCCACCAAGTTCGGGATCCAGGAGTACGCGTACGACGAGGGCAGGGGCGCCGTGTGCGGCCGGCCGGAGTACGTGCGCGCCTGCTGCGAGGCCAGCCTGCGCCGCCTCGGAGTCGACTACATCGACCTCTACTACCAGCACCGGATCGACACCACCACCCCCATCGAGGACACG ATCGGTGAGCTCAAGAAGCTGGTGGAGGAGGGGAAGGTCAGGTACATCGGGCTGTCGGAGGCGAGCCCCGACACCATCCGGCGTGCTCACGCCGTGCATCCGGTCTCCGCCGTGCAGATGGAGTGGTCCCTGTGGGCTCGCGACATCGAGCCCGAGATTGTGCCGCTCTGCAG AGAATTGGGGATTGGAATTGTTCCTTACAGCCCGATCGGCCGTGGGTTCTTCGGCGGAAGAGGAGTCACGGAGCAAGTGTCTGCTGAATCCAATCTG AAAAGGCACCCACGGTTTTCGGCAGAAAATCTGGAGAAGAACAAGCATCTCTATCTGAAAATGGAAGAGCTAGCTAAGAAGCACCAGTGCAGCCCTGCTCAGCTAGCTTTAGCTTGGGTCCTGCATCAAGGGGATGATGTTGTTCCCATACCAG GAACAACCAGGATCAAGAACCTGGACTCCAACATTGACTCCTTAAAGATAAAGCTCACAGAAGATGACCTGGAAGAAATTAGCAGCCAGATACGTGAAGAAGATGTAGCCGGTGGAAGGAGTTATACTTCCTTGGCCCATACCAACTGGAACCATGCAGACACACCAAAGAAGTAA